Sequence from the Candidatus Eisenbacteria bacterium genome:
CGCGATCAGCCCGTCCCCGCGCTCCGGCCGCACGCGCAACGGCACGTACACCGCGGGGATCCCCAGCGCGGTGAACGCGGCGTTGTGCAGCCGCGGCGAGAGCGTGTCCCGCAGCGGCCAGCCGGCCACCCCGTAGAGCGCCGTGCTGGCGTCAACGGCGGGCATCGGCGGCCCCCGTCACGCGCGCGGGCCCGCGGCCCAGCCACGCGAACATGGCCAGCCCCAGCACGAACAGACCCACGCTGATGGCCTGGCTCACGGTCAGCCCGTGGCCCAGGAACGCCGACGGCTCGTAGTAGCGCGTGACGTCCACCAGGTAGCGCGCCACCGCGTCCAGCATCACGAACAGCCACCACAACTGCCCCGGCCGGCGCAGCAGCGGCCGGGCCGCGAACAGCGCGCCGATCACCGCCAGCTCCCCCAGCACCGCGTACACCTGGGAGGGATGCACCGGGTAGCCCGGGAACTGCAACGCCGCGTACGAGTGCACCGGGAAGTGAACGCCCCACGGCAGCGTGGTGGGCACGCCGAAGCAGCACCCGTTGAGGAAGCAGCCCGCGCGCCCCACGGCCGTTCCCACGGCCAGCGCGGGGGCCACCGCGTCGCCCACCTCCCACACCGGGAGCCGCGCCCGGCGGCAGTAGAGGATCGCCGCGGGGATGGCGGCCAGGATGCCGCCGTAGAGCGTCAGCCCGCCTTCCCAGATGCGCAGCGCGCCCCACGGGTCGGCGGCGTACTCGCCCCAGTGCGTGGCGACGAAGAACACGCGCGCGCCGGCCACGGACACCACCAGCACCACCAGGCAGAAGGTGGCCACGTTGTTCTCGTCCCAGCCGCGCCGGGCCGACACGCGCCACAGCAGGCCCGAGCCCAGCCAGAAGGCCAGGGCGAGCATGATGCCGTAGCTGTGCAGGTGCAGGGGGCCCAGGGGGGGAAGATCGGGGAACATGAGATCGAAACTCCCGGGTCAGAACTCGCGTTCGCGCGCGGCCGCTCCCAGGAGCAGCCCCACTTCGGAGAGCGTGATCACCAGGCTGGACCCGCCGTAGGACATCAGCGGCAGCGGCAGGCCCGTGACCGGCGCCAGCCCCAGCGTCATCCACACGTTGATCAGGACGTGATACGAGAGCGCGCCCACGATTCCCACGCACATCAGTCCGGCGAACCGGTTGCGCGAGCGCGCCGCGATCTTGAGCCCCCGCAGGAGCCAGACGCAGTATAGCAGAAGCACCGCCGTCCCCCCCCAGAAGCCCAGCTCCTCGCCCACCACCGAGTAGATGAAGTCGGTGTGCTGCATGGGAAGGAACGCCAGCCGCTTCTGCGTGCCGTTCAGGAAGCCGCGGCCCAGAGGCCCGCCGGAGCCGATCGCGATCTTCGACTGCATCAGCTGCCAGCCCGTGCCGGTGGGGTCGTGGCCGGGGTTGATGAAGTTGACCACCCGCTCCTTCTGGTAGTCCTCCAGGTGGGTCCACGCGCGCGGTCCCACCACCGCCACGGCCAGGTACAGCAGCACCACGGTGGCCGCCAGGCTGGCGCGCGGCCGGGTGGCGTAGAGC
This genomic interval carries:
- the lgt gene encoding prolipoprotein diacylglyceryl transferase; amino-acid sequence: MFPDLPPLGPLHLHSYGIMLALAFWLGSGLLWRVSARRGWDENNVATFCLVVLVVSVAGARVFFVATHWGEYAADPWGALRIWEGGLTLYGGILAAIPAAILYCRRARLPVWEVGDAVAPALAVGTAVGRAGCFLNGCCFGVPTTLPWGVHFPVHSYAALQFPGYPVHPSQVYAVLGELAVIGALFAARPLLRRPGQLWWLFVMLDAVARYLVDVTRYYEPSAFLGHGLTVSQAISVGLFVLGLAMFAWLGRGPARVTGAADARR